One stretch of Arachis duranensis cultivar V14167 chromosome 1, aradu.V14167.gnm2.J7QH, whole genome shotgun sequence DNA includes these proteins:
- the LOC107484563 gene encoding serine/threonine-protein kinase SAPK3 has protein sequence MEERYEPLKELGSGNFGVARLAKNKKTGELVAVKYIERGKKIDEKVQREIINHRSLRHPNIIRFKEVLLTPTHLAIVLEYASGGELFERICTAGRFSEDEARYFFQQLISGVSYCHSMEICHRDLKLENTLLDGNPSPRLKICDFGYSKSALLHSQPKSTVGTPAYIAPEVLSRKEYDGKIADVWSCGVTLYVMLVGAYPFEDPEDPRNFRKTIGRIIGVQYSIPDYVRVSAECRNLLSRIFVADPAKRITIPEIKQNPWFLKKLPRETMEAERKGGEDTQKDQPRQCVEEIMRIIQEARTPGPMSKASDVGQTGTGSLDDEDDEVDVSGDFEHV, from the exons ATGGAGGAACGCTACGAGCCACTGAAGGAGCTTGGTTCTGGCAATTTCGGCGTTGCAAGGTTGGCCAAGAACAAGAAAACTGGGGAGCTTGTTGCGGTCAAATACATAGAGAGAGGCAAGAAG ATTGATGAGAAGGTTCAGAGGGAGATAATTAATCACAGGTCTTTAAGGCATCCCAATATCATTAGATTCAAAGAG GTGCTCTTGACCCCTACGCATTTAGCTATTGTCCTGGAGTATGCTTCAGGTGGTGAACTCTTTGAAAGGATATGCACGGCCGGTCGATTTAGTGAAGATGAG GCTAGATATTTCTTCCAACAGCTGATTTCTGGGGTTAGCTACTGTCATTCAATG GAAATTTGTCATAGAGATCTGAAATTGGAAAACACCCTCCTGGATGGAAATCCGTCTCCCCGACTTAAAATTTGTGACTTCGGTTACTCCAAG TCGGCTTTACTGCACTCTCAACCAAAATCAACAGTTGGAACTCCAGCATACATTGCTCCGGAGGTTCTGTCACGAAAGGAGTACGACGGAAAG ATTGCAGATGTTTGGTCCTGTGGTGTGACCCTTTATGTCATGTTAGTTGGTGCATACCCTTTTGAGGATCCGGAAGATCCTAGAAATTTCAGAAAGACTATTGGG AGAATAATAGGTGTTCAATACTCCATACCAGACTATGTTCGCGTTTCTGCAGAGTGTAGGAACCTTCTCTCTCGAATCTTTGTTGCCGACCCTGCCAAG AGGATCACCATCCCAGAGATAAAACAGAACCCTTGGTTTCTGAAGAAGTTGCCTAGAGAGACCATGGAAGCTGAAAGAAAAGGTGGAGAGGATACACAGAAAGACCAACCAAGGCAGTGCGTCGAAGAGATTATGCGGATCATACAAGAGGCTAGAACACCAGGGCCAATGtctaaggctagtgatgtgggcCAAACTGGCACTGGATCacttgatgatgaagatgatgaagttGATGTTAGTGGTGACTTTGAACATGTTTGA